In Hyphomicrobiaceae bacterium, the following are encoded in one genomic region:
- a CDS encoding 2Fe-2S iron-sulfur cluster-binding protein yields the protein MANVTFSSPVMSKDVTVYAVAGDRGTILSVAKANNIPIPFDCQDGECGSCLCEVKHLEPKAKYGIALTEKEKEMLRQLGKITKAEIENAEVNDMPPRYRLACQCFVRNEDIMVVFEGDKTIPEQGPHITHAANRFKGGIELGSVEEFLSYAVRLEDDAAIHYDALAIEMQKCGNNEVSELFHQLAEFSRLHLAEARARAGSVDATIVLPPDYVWPDHATPERPSILAGDPAMTRLGALKVALQGERRGYEFYRTVVAKTKDPEISAMADEFVREEAEHVKILEAWITREEWTAKQSIKAPT from the coding sequence GTGGCCAACGTAACCTTTTCATCTCCCGTTATGTCGAAGGACGTCACCGTATACGCCGTTGCCGGCGATCGTGGGACGATCCTTTCCGTCGCCAAAGCTAACAACATTCCTATTCCATTCGATTGTCAGGATGGTGAGTGCGGATCCTGCTTGTGCGAGGTCAAACACCTCGAACCCAAAGCGAAGTATGGCATCGCCCTCACCGAAAAAGAGAAGGAGATGCTGCGCCAGCTCGGTAAGATCACAAAAGCTGAAATCGAGAACGCCGAAGTGAACGACATGCCGCCACGTTACCGACTGGCCTGTCAGTGCTTCGTGCGAAACGAAGACATTATGGTTGTCTTCGAGGGCGACAAGACCATTCCCGAGCAAGGTCCGCACATCACTCATGCCGCTAACAGGTTCAAGGGCGGAATAGAGCTTGGCTCGGTGGAGGAATTTCTGAGCTATGCGGTGCGTCTCGAAGACGACGCCGCCATCCACTATGACGCGCTTGCCATCGAAATGCAGAAGTGTGGGAACAACGAGGTGTCGGAACTATTTCATCAGTTGGCCGAATTCTCGCGTCTCCATCTTGCCGAGGCGCGGGCGCGAGCCGGGTCGGTCGACGCCACCATTGTCCTTCCGCCCGACTATGTTTGGCCAGATCACGCGACGCCCGAACGCCCCTCTATCCTGGCCGGCGATCCGGCCATGACGCGACTAGGGGCGCTCAAAGTGGCCTTGCAAGGCGAACGGCGCGGCTATGAATTCTACCGAACCGTAGTTGCAAAAACGAAAGATCCCGAAATCTCCGCAATGGCCGACGAGTTCGTTAGAGAGGAAGCCGAGCACGTCAAGATCCTCGAAGCATGGATCACGCGCGAGGAATGGACGGCCAAGCAGTCCATAAAGGCACCGACCTGA